A portion of the Paenibacillus marchantiae genome contains these proteins:
- a CDS encoding glycoside hydrolase family 2 protein gives MTTKFYNKDYPRPQFVRNEWLDLNGEWDFSFDDNQAGESEQWYDQNQFPEGTKIKVPFTYETQASGIGIETFHPLVWYRRSVQIPQEAKGKRSILHFQGVDYRAKCWVNGTVVGEHEGGYAAFSFDITPYITYGSENNIVLEVEDSQSAMQPRGKQRWVDDNFECFYVQSTGIWKSVWLEHVSEARVEAVKMTPDIDRHMIRLDFQLNGIEGKNNLRLETRIELKGQHVQTIILSPDRPWMTVEASVKHEAGGPWKQSLWSPGSPNLYDIEFVMYEDEKEIDRVHSYFGMRKISIENGQILLNNAPLYQRMILDQGYWTESHLTPPSVEALIEDIDKIAEMGYNGIRKHMKLEDPRFLYWCDVKGMLVWSEMAATFEFNDEAVSRFTKEWLEIVPQQYNHPSIITWVPFNESWGIPTIGHEVRQQQFTQSIYHLTKAIDPYRPVITNDGWEHTVSDILTIHDYVETGEAFLERYQDKDLIVNNKIASNRWKFAFAEGYHYKGQPIIISEFGGIAFQSDKGWGYGNQVDSVEAFIERFRSITEAIKAIPYISGYCYTQVTDVQQEINGLLTEDRKPKVPLEVIRKINLG, from the coding sequence ATGACAACTAAATTTTATAACAAGGATTATCCAAGACCGCAATTTGTACGCAATGAGTGGTTGGATTTGAATGGAGAATGGGATTTTAGTTTTGATGATAATCAGGCGGGTGAAAGCGAGCAGTGGTACGACCAGAATCAGTTTCCGGAAGGGACGAAAATTAAGGTTCCCTTTACCTATGAGACCCAAGCGAGCGGTATCGGAATCGAGACATTTCATCCTCTGGTCTGGTACCGCAGAAGTGTTCAGATTCCCCAGGAAGCAAAAGGAAAACGGAGCATTCTGCATTTTCAGGGAGTGGATTATCGCGCAAAATGTTGGGTGAACGGAACGGTTGTTGGTGAACATGAAGGTGGGTACGCAGCGTTTTCATTCGACATTACCCCTTATATCACTTACGGATCGGAGAATAACATTGTGCTTGAAGTAGAAGACAGTCAGAGCGCGATGCAGCCTCGGGGGAAACAACGCTGGGTGGATGACAATTTTGAATGTTTTTATGTGCAAAGTACCGGGATATGGAAAAGTGTCTGGCTGGAGCATGTGAGTGAAGCGAGGGTTGAAGCAGTTAAGATGACACCGGATATCGATCGTCATATGATTCGTTTGGACTTTCAATTGAATGGGATTGAAGGCAAGAACAACTTGCGTTTGGAGACACGGATTGAGTTAAAGGGTCAGCACGTACAAACCATTATCCTATCTCCAGACAGACCCTGGATGACCGTGGAAGCTAGTGTCAAACATGAAGCAGGCGGTCCGTGGAAACAGTCGTTATGGTCACCGGGCTCACCGAACCTGTACGATATCGAGTTTGTGATGTACGAAGATGAGAAAGAAATCGATCGGGTTCATTCCTATTTTGGTATGCGAAAAATATCGATTGAAAATGGGCAGATTCTGCTGAACAATGCTCCGTTGTACCAAAGAATGATTCTGGATCAGGGCTATTGGACAGAGAGCCATTTGACCCCACCTTCAGTGGAAGCGCTGATTGAGGATATCGATAAAATTGCCGAGATGGGATATAACGGAATCCGTAAACATATGAAACTGGAAGATCCACGCTTTTTGTATTGGTGTGATGTAAAAGGCATGTTGGTCTGGTCAGAGATGGCAGCAACTTTCGAGTTTAATGATGAGGCAGTGAGCCGATTCACCAAAGAATGGCTTGAAATTGTTCCCCAGCAATACAATCATCCCAGCATCATTACCTGGGTGCCATTTAATGAATCGTGGGGAATACCGACGATTGGTCACGAGGTAAGGCAGCAGCAATTCACGCAATCCATTTACCATCTAACCAAAGCCATTGATCCGTATCGTCCGGTCATTACCAACGACGGATGGGAGCATACGGTATCGGATATTTTGACAATCCATGATTATGTGGAGACGGGAGAAGCTTTTCTGGAACGCTATCAGGATAAGGACTTGATCGTAAATAACAAGATTGCTTCCAATCGATGGAAGTTTGCATTTGCTGAAGGTTACCACTATAAAGGACAACCCATTATCATCAGTGAATTCGGCGGTATTGCTTTCCAATCGGATAAAGGCTGGGGTTATGGCAATCAGGTGGACTCAGTTGAAGCCTTTATTGAACGTTTCCGATCCATCACCGAAGCGATCAAAGCCATTCCCTATATCTCGGGCTATTGTTATACACAAGTCACCGATGTGCAGCAGGAGATTAATGGTCTGTTGACGGAAGACCGTAAACCGAAAGTGCCACTGGAAGTGATCCGCAAGATAAATCTGGGGTGA
- a CDS encoding glycoside hydrolase family 2 protein codes for MLRQDYPRPQFVRKDWLSLNGEWEFEFDDDNKGRSEKWSEGKQAFSRRIQVPFAFQSQLSGIEDPEFHDNVWYKRTFDIPESFTGKRLLLHFGAVDYEASVWVNGKLVVRHEGGHTPFHADITDALLEGNNTLTVQAIDYSRDVTLPRGKQFWQEQSAQIFYTRTTGIWQSVWLEAVAPVHLQKVRMTPDVDRNEIEVTAHLQRAQTEPRDWHAQDVRLRVQIAYQGEQLSEDEYRISGRTETRTIGLHTFNEHGLGRLWSPEQPNLYDIHFTVLVDGVPVDEVDSYFGMRKISIEQGKLFLNNRPYYMKLVLDQGYFPDGNLTPPSDEAIQRDVELTKELGFNGARKHQKIEDPRYLYWCDQLGLLVWGEMANAYDFSDQYVAQITREWQEALERDYNHPCVVVWVPLNESWGVPNILTSKEQQYHALSMYYLTKSLDSTRPVISNDGWEMVQTDLYNIHDYEWRREVLEERYRTRENAVNALPGSRKLSVGNYRYEGQPILITEFGGIGYKKSDWEGWGYSGAENDEDFAQRLHAVVQPLLDSPVVEGFCYTQLTDVEQEINGLLTYDRQPKMPMEQIRAIIEGHYPSSTGE; via the coding sequence ATGCTACGACAGGATTATCCAAGGCCTCAATTTGTACGTAAAGATTGGCTGAGTTTGAATGGGGAATGGGAATTTGAATTCGATGATGATAACAAGGGACGTTCGGAAAAATGGAGTGAGGGCAAGCAAGCATTCAGCCGCCGAATCCAAGTGCCATTTGCTTTTCAAAGTCAACTTAGTGGCATTGAAGATCCGGAATTCCACGATAATGTATGGTATAAACGAACCTTTGACATTCCGGAGAGCTTCACTGGCAAACGGCTGCTGCTGCACTTCGGAGCCGTGGACTATGAAGCCTCTGTATGGGTGAACGGAAAACTGGTGGTCCGGCATGAAGGGGGACACACCCCTTTTCATGCCGACATTACGGATGCTCTGCTGGAAGGAAACAATACGCTGACCGTACAAGCGATAGATTATAGCAGGGATGTAACATTACCGCGCGGGAAGCAGTTCTGGCAGGAGCAATCTGCCCAAATTTTCTATACCCGAACAACTGGAATATGGCAATCGGTGTGGCTCGAAGCTGTCGCACCCGTTCATCTGCAGAAGGTGCGCATGACTCCCGATGTTGATCGCAACGAGATCGAAGTTACTGCTCATCTTCAGAGGGCGCAAACAGAACCAAGGGATTGGCACGCACAGGATGTCAGGCTCCGTGTACAAATTGCCTATCAAGGAGAGCAGCTGTCTGAGGATGAATATCGGATTAGCGGCAGGACAGAGACCCGTACCATCGGACTTCACACCTTTAACGAGCATGGCCTTGGCAGGCTGTGGTCACCAGAGCAGCCCAATCTGTATGACATTCATTTCACTGTATTGGTGGATGGTGTGCCTGTCGATGAGGTCGATAGCTATTTCGGCATGCGCAAAATCTCTATTGAACAAGGTAAGCTGTTTCTGAATAACCGTCCTTATTATATGAAGCTTGTTCTGGATCAAGGGTATTTCCCGGATGGAAATCTGACTCCACCGAGTGACGAGGCCATCCAGCGTGATGTGGAATTAACGAAGGAACTGGGGTTTAACGGCGCCAGAAAACACCAGAAGATTGAAGATCCGAGATATCTGTACTGGTGTGATCAACTGGGACTGCTGGTGTGGGGAGAGATGGCGAATGCGTACGATTTCTCGGATCAATACGTCGCCCAGATAACAAGGGAATGGCAGGAGGCGCTGGAAAGGGACTACAACCATCCATGTGTTGTGGTCTGGGTACCTCTTAATGAAAGCTGGGGTGTTCCGAACATCCTGACCAGCAAGGAGCAGCAGTATCATGCCTTGTCGATGTATTATTTGACCAAGTCACTGGATTCTACCCGTCCGGTCATTTCCAATGATGGCTGGGAGATGGTTCAGACCGACTTGTATAACATCCATGATTATGAATGGAGAAGAGAGGTTCTGGAGGAACGCTACCGCACTCGTGAAAATGCGGTAAACGCCCTTCCGGGCAGTCGAAAGCTTAGCGTGGGTAACTATCGTTATGAAGGACAGCCCATATTAATTACCGAATTCGGTGGAATCGGGTATAAGAAAAGTGACTGGGAGGGCTGGGGTTACTCCGGAGCGGAAAATGACGAGGATTTTGCACAGCGATTACATGCCGTAGTACAGCCGCTATTGGATTCTCCAGTTGTAGAAGGATTTTGTTACACACAGCTGACGGACGTGGAACAGGAGATTAACGGTCTGCTGACGTATGACAGACAGCCCAAGATGCCGATGGAGCAGATTCGGGCGATTATTGAAGGACATTATCCATCGTCGACCGGCGAATAA